Proteins encoded in a region of the Carassius auratus strain Wakin chromosome 21, ASM336829v1, whole genome shotgun sequence genome:
- the LOC113038979 gene encoding corticotropin-releasing factor-binding protein, translating to MSGTSRAQLCFLLLSVTALRGHARFLDIQDNEISPEGLLSLLSSELKRELPEEFVYRRALRCLDMVAVEGQFTFTAERPQLNCAVFFIGEPSDIISVEYDSVNIDCRGGDFIKVFDGWVMKGEKFPSTQDHPLPLYERYSDYCETGVTRPIVRSSQNVAMLFFRLHQSGSSFTVTFRKLINPFPCNVVSQTPEGSFTMIIPQQHRNCSFSIIYPVEIQIGELSLGQHNDLKRSIFGCAGSGDFVELLGGNGMDTSKMFPMADLCYSFNGPAQMKVGCDNTVVRMVSSGKFVNRVSFQYRLLGHQELQQMKGNSVEDVCLRA from the exons ATGTCGGGCACTTCGCGCGCACAGCTGTGTTTCCTCCTGTTGAGCGTCACTGCTCTCCGGGGACACGCGCGCTTTCTGGACATACAG gATAACGAGATCAGCCCGGAAGGATTATTATCTCTGCTCAGCTCTGAACTAAAGCGAGAGTTACCGGAGGAGTTTGTGTACCGCCGAGCGCTCA GATGTCTGGACATGGTGGCTGTAGAGGGTCAATTTACGTTCACAGCAGAACGTCCACAGCTAAACTGCGCCGTGTTTTTCATCGGCGAGCCTAGTGACATCATTAGCGTCGAGTATGACTCGGTCAACATCGACTGCCGAGGAGGGGATTTCATAAAG GTATTTGATGGCTGGGTGATGAAGGGCGAGAAGTTTCCCAGCACACAGGACCATCCTCTTCCTCTGTACGAGCGTTACTCTGATTACTGCGAGACTGGAGTGACTCGACCAATTGTACGGTCGTCTCAGAATGTCGCCATGCTGTTCTTCAGACTCCACCAATCAGGGAGCAGCTTCACAGTAACATTCCGCAAACTCATCAATCCATTCC CTTGTAATGTTGTGTCTCAGACCCCAGAGGGCAGTTTCACCATGATCATTCCACAGCAGCACAGGAACTGCAGTTTTTCAATCATCTATCCAGTGGAGATCCAGATTGGAGAGCTCAGTCTTGGACAACACAATGATCTCAAG CGGTCCATTTTTGGCTGTGCCGGCTCTGGAGACTTTGTCGAGCTTTTGGGTGGAAACGGCATGGACACGTCCAAGATGTTCCCTATGGCAGATCTCTGCTACTCCTTTAATGGACCAG CTCAAATGAAGGTTGGCTGTGATAACACTGTGGTCAGAATGGTGTCGAGCGGGAAGTTTGTCAACCGAGTTAGTTTCCAATATCGGCTACTGGGCCACCAAGAGCTTCAGCAGATGAAGGGCAACAGCGTTGAAGACGTGTGTTTAAGAGCATAA